One genomic segment of Nocardia spumae includes these proteins:
- the lexA gene encoding transcriptional repressor LexA, whose translation MTGYDDAFDHLDTSRLPERQRRILTVIRDAVQRNGYAPSTREIAAAVGLRSASSVSKHLKDLEDKGLLRRSETVSRPIDVRVFLAPAETRAAEQDSVTVPVVGDIAAGTPILAEEHTDDQLTLSRQLVGRGTVFGLRVRGDSMIDAAICDGDIVVVRQQHEAHSGDIVAAMIDDEATVKVYRRRNGHVHLEPRNPAYSIIDGDHAVILGKVVSVMRRM comes from the coding sequence GTGACCGGATACGACGACGCATTCGACCATCTCGACACTTCCCGGCTGCCCGAACGGCAGCGCAGAATTCTCACGGTGATCCGGGACGCGGTGCAGCGCAACGGCTATGCGCCGTCGACCCGGGAGATCGCGGCCGCGGTCGGATTGCGGTCGGCCTCCTCGGTGTCGAAACATCTCAAGGATCTCGAGGACAAGGGGTTGCTGCGGCGTAGCGAGACCGTCTCCCGGCCGATCGATGTACGCGTGTTCCTCGCGCCCGCCGAAACCCGCGCCGCCGAACAGGATTCGGTCACCGTGCCCGTCGTCGGCGATATCGCCGCCGGAACCCCGATCCTGGCCGAGGAACACACCGACGATCAGCTCACCCTGTCGCGGCAGCTGGTCGGCCGCGGCACCGTCTTCGGCCTGCGGGTGCGCGGCGACTCGATGATCGACGCCGCCATCTGCGACGGCGACATCGTCGTCGTGCGGCAGCAGCACGAGGCGCACTCGGGTGACATCGTGGCCGCCATGATCGACGACGAGGCCACCGTGAAGGTGTACCGCCGCCGCAACGGACATGTGCACCTGGAACCGCGCAATCCGGCCTATTCGATCATCGACGGTGATCACGCGGTGATCCTGGGCAAGGTCGTCTCGGTCATGCGGCGAATGTGA